A region of Malaclemys terrapin pileata isolate rMalTer1 chromosome 5, rMalTer1.hap1, whole genome shotgun sequence DNA encodes the following proteins:
- the STBD1 gene encoding starch-binding domain-containing protein 1, giving the protein MAQGDSPRLDAASPAQPAGEPLVGLWPALLVGLVAALLAWLWYGRGGEEPPAGPETRGGSSSSGAACQEPPAGAEHCGAAPPATEPLLENSECTLLETTASVLSSPPEPVESLATTPREEHVPSLSDGVSGESPEMELLVKEPATPLMNYHEYLSNETLGSSTVESALLKGQESEARCGDTLAEASPSSDMHEDKSEEQSGQTLEYQDLVDHEEWEVVPEDSAWGDASKISSADDSDTSIGQGNKELEQVDFLEADSKAKRVAAVPPMPQNIHVNFRVHYITHIDAQLIAVTGDHESLGHWHNYVPLKCDKDGFWSDTVVLPADSKIEWKFILVENGKVTRWEECNNRTLMTEHEDRTAHQWWGYH; this is encoded by the exons ATGGCGCAAGGCGACTCCCCGCGGCTGGACGCGGCCTCCCCGGCGCAGCCCGCGGGCGAGCCGCTGGTGGGGCTGTGGCCGGCGCTGCTGGTGGGGCTGGTGGCCGCGCTCCTGGCCTGGCTCTGGTACGGCCGGGGCGGGGAGGAGCCGCCCGCGGGCCCCGAGACGcggggcggcagcagcagcagcggggccgcCTGCCAGGAGCCGCCCGCGGGCGCCGAGCACTGCGGAGCTGCGCCACCAGCAACAG AGCCTCTCCTGGAAAACAGTGAGTGTACCCTGTTGGAAACGACTGCCAGCGTCCTGTCCAGCCCTCCAGAGCCAGTAGAGAGTCTGGCAACTACCCCAAGAGAAGAACATGTCCCATCTCTAAGTGATGGTGTTTCTGGAGAATCTCCTGAAATGGAGTTACTGGTCAAAGAACCTGCCACCCCGCTAATGAATTACCATGAATACTTAAGCAATGAAACCCTTGGTTCCTCTACAGTGGAATCAGCACTATTAAAGGGACAGGAGAGTGAGGCACGGTGTGGGGACACTTTGGCAGAAGCATCTCCTTCTAGTGACATGCATGAGGACAAAAGTGAAGAACAGTCAGGTCAGACACTTGAGTATCAGGACTTGGTTGATCATGAGGAATGGGAAGTTGTTCCTGAAGACTCAGCCTGGGGAGATGCTAGTAAAATCAGTAGTGCAGATGACTCCGACACCAGTATAGGCCAAGGCAACAAGGAATTGGAACAAGTAGACTTCCTTGAGGCGGATTCAAAAGCAAAGAGGGTTGCCGCTGTGCCCCCAATGCCTCAGAATATCCACGTGAACTTCCGTGTGCACTACATCACTCACATCGATGCTCAGCTGATTGCTGTCACTGGTGACCATGAGAGTCTTGGTCACTGGCACAACTATGTACCACTCAAGTGCGACAAGGATGGGTTCTGGTCTGATACTGTTGTCTTACCAGCAGATTCCAAAATAGAGTGGAAGttcattttggtggagaatgggAAGGTCACACGTTGGGAAGAATGTAACAACAGAACCTTAATGACGGAACATGAAGATAGAACCGCCCATCAGTGGTGGGGATATCATTAA